A genome region from Paramisgurnus dabryanus chromosome 12, PD_genome_1.1, whole genome shotgun sequence includes the following:
- the LOC135738809 gene encoding uncharacterized protein, with protein sequence MAEGGQSAKGAKDDITETVQSQQQLESQECVDTQISVAVDNTTEQKPRRSQRARKFTEKGRELHVEKLTKLENHFQSSYEKWKATARNARQRLMGRLSNDILQSLIDTISDASKDVDTAYVDLRQNVSPDSDIRRRVDTCVAVTKMIVESAWSRLGEEAEGQDLLRPEACCIDTGSVFSSIASKSSHGHSRSFSQSVNNSSVCSRGSSLSSAKKQEAAAEIAATKATLEILQQQEHELEELQRIEAEDKKRVAEQEAEALKRRLEREEEEARLRVKIEAENAARRKALEDKRRELERLETIKRLNAAKARMQVYEQTKDSKEETRELLRDCTSVIKNIPKLSSSVLQSIPPQESVTKSHQEECTADLVRVLAESISSSRLPIPEPATFYGDPLRFSDWKISFQTLIDRKNIPVNEKLYYLRKYVEGSAKKAIESYFLLGTESAYHAAWAVLEERYGNQFVIAKAFRDKLNSWPKIGSKDSVELREFTDFLRGCEAAMSQIKSLEVLNDCNENQKILSKLPDWLASMWNRQVIEIEEETKTFPTFSKFVKFLTREAKIACNPVTSLHALKSNEVGKGKVSRNQDTRAKVLTVQSSERADASKCAFCERSGHGIHKCRKFMEKNVAERIKFVQMSKLCFGCLKPGHRSKHCENRSACEKCQKKHPSCLHEDRIKEAKRTPQSDQSKDKLMERKPESMQMKETTSEATSNRVIQDVINTHTSTIVPVWVSTTNEPNHEVLVYALLDTQSDTTFILEEIAQALDTKKEAVQLKLSTMVSKSTIVPCQKVTGLMVRGFYSDKKIALPVTYSREFIPANRTHIPTPKTARVWPHLMHIAEKIAPQQVCDIGLLIGYNCPQALLPRKIVSGEENQPFAQKTDLGWSIVGCGNPSVDYGDAIGVSHHIIMKQVIPSLQSSLNLKGEVHYICRTQIKEIITPPNVIKALESDFNEKVAEDSRISQEDLRFLSKMKTSIRHKEDGHYEMPLPFKEDRPNLPNNKGCAIHRLKCLEKRLKRNEKYYRDYVDFMNETIARGDAEKVPAEEADMNPAWYIPHHGVYHPQKPEKIRVVFDCSAKFQGTSLNDHLLVGPELTNTLVGVLCRFRKGPVAIMCDVERMFHQFHVKEQDQDYLRFLWWEKGDLESQPQIYRMKVHLFGAASSPGCANYGLKHIAAQGHGSFSETSIRFIERNFYVDDGLTSVSTADEAVKLIKEARELCSTGRLHLHKFVTNSQEVKASIPQEECAQSAVDHDLALGELHMERALGVKWCIRSDSFQFRIFIKEQPLTRRGVLSTVASLYDPLGFAAPFILVGKQILQQMCQDKAGWDEPLKDNLRPKWEAWLSDLQQLADVKIPRCYLPSTFQEVRRYELHHFSDASASGYGECTYLKAIDTSGNVHCSLVMGKARVAPTKITTIPRLELSAAVVAVQTSDLLRKELEINNLDEYFWTDSRVVLGYINNDAKRFHVFVANRVQRIKQSTDAKQWRNVTSEENPADYASRGLTAEELISSNWFTGPKFLWREELPRDVKVEEIVDNDPELRKAQVHKTQTNEESSLLDRLQKFSDWSRLIKAIARLQRRAKELKDVSPRVNEATSIEERKNAELTIIKMVQQSAFYDEIQRLQQQKEIESNNSTNKLHRLNPFLDEHGILRVGGRLAHAALHPHVKHPAILPQHSHISLLLIKHYHERVYHQGRGMTINELRSNGYWIVGCSKVVSSYIYKCTRCRKFRRGTEEQKMANLPPERMEATPPFTYCGMDCFGPFYIKEGRKELKRYGLLFTCMCSRAVHVEMLDDLSTDAFINALRAFIAIRGPVRQLRSDQGTNFVGAKREFAEALKEMNKECLKEFGCEFIMNTPSASHMGGIWERQIRTIRSVLTSILDQSAQRLDSASLRTFLYEVMAVVNSRPLTTEYLNDSSGPQPLTPNHILTMKSSVILPPPGEFVKEDIYLRKRWRRVQYLANVFWSRWRKEYLLNLQNRQKWHKRRRDAKVNDIVILKDDTAPRCQWKLAKVTEVHSSTDGCVRTVKLLISDSTLDNKGKRVTKLTYLERPIQKIVTLIEAE encoded by the coding sequence ATGGCAGAAGGTGGTCAGTCTGCTAAAGGTGCCAAAGATGATATAACAGAGACTGTGCAATCACAGCAGCAGTTAGAATCCCAAGAATGTGTAGACACACAAATATCAGTAGCTGTTGATAATACAACAGAACAAAAGCCACGAAGAAGTCAAAGAGCACGCAAGTTTACAGAGAAAGGCAGAGAATTACATGTTGAGAAGCTTACTAAGCTTGAAAATCACTTTCAAAGTTCTTATGAGAAATGGAAGGCTACTGCTAGAAATGCTAGACAAAGACTGATGGGCCGTCTTTCTAATGACATACTTCAAAGCCTCATAGATACCATCAGTGATGCTTCAAAGGATGTAGATACTGCTTATGTTGACTTACGGCAAAATGTAAGCCCAGACAGTGACATTCGCCGCAGAGTAGACACATGTGTTGCAGTCACAAAAATGATTGTTGAATCTGCATGGAGCCGTCTCGGGGAGGAAGCTGAGGGTCAAGATCTTCTTAGACCAGAAGCATGCTGTATTGATACTGGTTCAGTGTTCTCATCCATAGCCTCCAAATCAAGTCATGGACATTCCAGGTCCTTTTCTCAGTCTGTGAACAATTCAAGTGTGTGCTCCAGAGGTTCAAGTTTGTCTTCTGCTAAGAAACAAGAGGCTGCTGCAGAAATTGCTGCAACAAAAGCAACTTTGGAAATATTACAGCAACAAGAGCATGAACTGGAAGAACTTCAAAGAATTGAGGCTGAAGATAAAAAGAGAGTAGCAGAACAAGAAGCCGAAGCATTGAAGCGACGACTAGAAAGAGAAGAGGAAGAAGCACGGCTACGTGTTAAGATTGAAGCTGAAAATGCTGCTAGACGAAAAGCGTTGGAAGACAAGCGCAGAGAGCTTGAGCGCTTGGAGACAATAAAAAGGTTAAATGCTGCAAAAGCACGAATGCAAGTTTATGAGCAGACCAAAGACTCCAAGGAAGAAACAAGAGAGCTACTTCGTGACTGCACATCTGTAATAAAGAATATACCAAAGTTAAGCAGCTCCGTGTTACAGAGCATACCTCCACAGGAAAGTGTGACCAAATCACATCAAGAAGAATGTACTGCAGATCTTGTTAGGGTGTTAGCAGAGTCTATTAGCTCAAGTCGTCTTCCTATACCTGAACCTGCAACATTCTATGGAGACCCTCTCAGATTTAGTGACTGGAAAATCTCGTTTCAAACTCTGATTGACAGAAAAAACATACCAGTGAATGAGAAGCTTTACTACTTACGCAAGTACGTGGAAGGATCAGCTAAGAaggccattgaaagttacttcCTGTTAGGCACAGAGTCAGCATATCATGCAGCATGGGCTGTACTAGAAGAAAGATATGGAAACCAATTTGTTATTGCTAAAGCCTTCAGAGACAAGCTTAATTCATGGCCAAAGATTGGTTCCAAGGACAGTGTTGAGCTGAGAGAATTTACTGACTTTCTCAGAGGCTGTGAAGCCGCTATGTCGCAGATTAAAAGCCTTGAAGTTCTCAATGATTGTAATGAGAACCAGAAAATCCTTTCCAAACTTCCTGATTGGTTAGCCTCAATGTGGAATCGTCAGGTCATAGAAATTGAAGAAGAAACTAAGACATTTCCTACCTTCAGTAAGTTTGTAAAGTTTCTAACACGAGAAGCTAAAATTGCTTGCAACCCAGTGACATCACTTCATGCACTGAAGTCTAATGAGGTTGGAAAGGGAAAGGTTTCAAGAAATCAAGACACTAGAGCAAAAGTGTTAACAGTCCAGTCCAGTGAGAGAGCTGATGCTTCAAAATGTGCCTTCTGTGAGAGATCAGGACATGGTATACACAAATGTCGTAAGTTTATGGAGAAAAATGTTGCAGAGCGAATCAAGTTTGTTCAAATGAGCAAGTTATGTTTTGGATGTTTAAAACCTGGTCATCGCTCAAAGCACTGTGAAAATAGAAGTGCATGTGAGAAGTGCCAGAAGAAACACCCCTCATGTCTACATGAGGATCGTATCAAAGAAGCAAAGAGGACCCCACAATCAGATCAGTCAAAAGACAAGTTGATGGAAAGGAAACCAGAGTCAATGCAAATGAAAGAGACCACAAGTGAAGCAACATCCAACCGTGTAATACAggatgtgattaacactcatACCTCTACAATTGTACCAGTATGGGTCTCTACTACCAATGAACCAAATCATGAAGTTCTGGTTTACGCACTTTTAGATACCCAGAGTGATACAACCTTCATCCTGGAGGAAATAGCTCAAGCTCTTGACACTAAGAAAGAAGCTGTGCAGCTGAAGCTCTCAACGATGGTATCCAAGAGCACCATTGTTCCATGCCAGAAGGTAACTGGTTTAATGGTGAGAGGTTTTTATTCAGATAAGAAGATCGCGCTGCCAGTAACCTATTCAAGAGAGTTTATCCCTGCAAACAGAACTCACATTCCTACACCAAAAACTGCAAGAGTGTGGCCTCATCTAATGCACATAGCTGAGAAGATTGCTCCTCAACAAGTTTGTGATATTGGCCTTCTGATTGGCTACAACTGCCCTCAAGCTCTCCTTCCTAGAAAAATAGTGTCTGGTGAAGAAAATCAGCCATTTGCCCAAAAAACAGATCTAGGCTGGAGCATTGTTGGCTGTGGAAATCCCTCCGTAGACTACGGGGATGCTATTGGAGTGAGTCATCACATCATAATGAAACAAGTAATACCAAGTCTACAGTCTTCTCTcaatcttaaaggggaagttcaTTACATCTGTAGAACACAAATTAAAGAAATCATCACTCCACCAAATGTCATCAAAGCTCTTGAGTCTGACTTCAATGAAAAGGTGGCAGAGGACAGTCGCATTTCTCAAGAAGACCTACGTtttctgtcaaaaatgaaaacaagCATCAGACACAAAGAAGATGGTCATTATGAAATGCCTTTGCCTTTCAAAGAAGACAGACCAAATTTGCCCAATAATAAAGGATGTGCTATCCATCGCCTTAAATGCTTGGAAAAAAGGcttaaaagaaatgaaaaatattatagAGACTATGTGGACTTTATGAATGAGACTATTGCTCGAGGAGATGCTGAGAAAGTCCCAGCTGAAGAAGCTGACATGAACCCTGCTTGGTACATTCCCCATCATGGGGTTTACCACCCTCAAAAACCTGAGAAGATCCGTGTAGTGTTTGATTGCTCAGCAAAGTTCCAAGGTACATCCCTTAATGACCATTTGTTAGTTGGTCCAGAGTTAACAAACACCCTGGTAGGTGTTCTCTGTCGCTTCCGAAAGGGTCCAGTGGCTATCATGTGCGATGTAGAGCGCATGTTTCACCAATTCCATGTGAAGGAACAAGATCAAGACTACTTACGGTTTCTCTGGTGGGAGAAAGGAGATCTAGAATCCCAGCCGCAGATCTATAGGATGAAAGTACACCTCTTTGGTGCAGCCTCCTCACCCGGGTGTGCCAACTACGGCCTCAAGCATATTGCCGCTCAAGGTCATGGCAGCTTCAGCGAAACCTCCATTCGATTCATAGAAAGGAATTTCTATGTCGATGACGGATTGACAAGTGTTTCAACTGCTGATGAAGCTGTCAAGCTGATAAAGGAAGCAAGAGAACTTTGTAGCACAGGAAGGCTTCATTTGCATAAATTTGTAACAAACAGTCAAGAAGTGAAAGCATCTATTCCGCAGGAAGAATGTGCACAGAGTGCTGTAGATCATGACTTGGCTTTGGGTGAGCTTCACATGGAAAGGGCCCTTGGTGTGAAATGGTGCATCAGATCTGATAGCTTCCAGTTCAGAATATTCATTAAGGAACAACCACTCACCAGAAGAGGAGTTCTGTCCACTGTGGCATCTTTGTATGACCCACTTGGCTTTGCAGCACCCTTTATCCTTGTTGGTAAACAAatactacagcagatgtgtcaAGATAAAGCTGGTTGGGATGAACCACTTAAGGATAATTTGAGACCAAAGTGGGAAGCTTGGCTTTCAGATCTACAACAATTGGCTGATGTGAAGATCCCGCGATGTTATCTACCGTCAACCTTTCAGGAAGTTCGGCGTTATGAGCTTCATCATTTCTCTGATGCTAGTGCATCTGGATATGGAGAATGCACATATCTCAAAGCCATTGATACATCAGGAAATGTTCATTGTTCCTTGGTTATGGGCAAAGCCAGAGTTGCTCCTACTAAGATTACAACAATACCAAGGCTGGAGTTATCAGCGGCAGTGGTTGCTGTACAAACAAGTGACTTGCTCAGGAAAGAGCTTGAGATAAACAACCTAGATGAGTACTTCTGGACAGACTCAAGGGTTGTCCTTGGGTATATTAATAATGATGCAAAGAGATTTCATGTCTTTGTAGCAAACCGCGTTCAACGCATTAAACAAAGTACCGATGCAAAACAATGGAGAAATGTGACTTCTGAAGAGAACCCTGCGGATTATGCATCCAGAGGCCTTACAGCAGAAGAACTCATATCCTCCAACTGGTTTACAGGACCAAAGTTTCTGTGGCGAGAGGAATTGCCCAGAGATGTCAAGGTGGAAGAGATCGTAGACAATGACCCAGAGTTGAGAAAAGCTCAAGTTCACAAAACTCAAACAAATGAAGAAAGTTCATTGCTGGATAGACTCCAAAAGTTTTCGGATTGGTCAAGATTGATAAAAGCTATTGCAAGACTTCAGCGACGTGCCAAGGAACTCAAAGATGTAAGTCCAAGAGTTAATGAAGCCACCAGTattgaagaaagaaagaatgcaGAGCTTACCATAATCAAAATGGTCCAACAATCAGCTTTTTATGATGAGATCCAGAGACTCCAACAACAAAAGGAGATTGAGTCCAACAACAGCACAAACAAACTGCATCGCCTGAATCCCTTCTTAGACGAGCATGGTATCCTCAGGGTGGGAGGTCGCTTAGCACATGCTGCGTTACACCCACATGTAAAACATCCAGCAATACTCCCACAACATAGTCATATATCATTATTACTCATCAAACATTATCATGAACGAGTGTATCACCAGGGAAGAGGAATGACAATTAATGAGCTGCGATCAAATGGTTACTGGATTGTGGGATGCAGCAAAGTAGTGTCTTCATATATCTACAAATGCACTAGGTGCAGGAAATTCAGAAGAGGCACTGAAGAGCAAAAGATGGCGAATCTTCCTCCAGAACGCATGGAAGCAACCCCACCTTTCACATACTGTGGGATGGACTGTTTCGGTCCTTTCTACATCAAAGAAGGAAGAAAGGAGCTGAAGCGCTATGGGCTTCTATTTACATGTATGTGTTCCAGGGCTGTACATGTAGAAATGCTGGATGATTTGTCCACTGATGCATTCATTAATGCTTTGCGTGCTTTCATTGCCATACGTGGACCAGTGCGTCAACTTAGATCAGACCAGGGCACTAATTTTGTTGGTGCAAAACGAGAATTTGCTGAAGCACTAAAAGAAATGAATAAAGAATGCCTAAAGGAGTTCGGCTGTGAGTTCATCATGAACACCCCATCAGCCAGTCACATGGGTGGCATTTGGGAGAGGCAAATAAGAACAATAAGAAGTGTCTTGACATCCATTCTGGATCAATCGGCTCAAAGGCTTGATAGTGCCTCCCTAAGAACATTTCTCTATGAAGTCATGGCTGTTGTCAATAGCAGACCTTTAACCACAGAGTATCTGAATGATTCATCAGGTCCGCAACCACTTACACCTAACCATATCTTGACGATGAAGTCTTCAGTAATTTTGCCACCACCTGGAGAGTTTGTCAAGGAAGACATCTACCTACGCAAGAGATGGCGAAGGGTCCAGTATTTAGCAAATGTATTCTGGTCACGCTGGAGAAAAGAGTATCTTCTGAACCTCCAAAACAGGCAGAAATGGCACAAACGTCGTAGAGATGCAAAGGTCAATGACATCGTCATTCTCAAAGATGACACTGCTCCACGCTGTCAATGGAAGTTAGCGAAGGTAACAGAAGTACACAGCAGTACAGATGGCTGTGTGAGAACAGTGAAGTTATTGATTAGTGATTCGACACTAGATAACAAGGGCAAACGTGTTACTAAACTGACTTACCTTGAAAGGCCCATCCAGAAAATAGTTACCCTGATTGAAGCAGAATAA